One region of Candidatus Neomarinimicrobiota bacterium genomic DNA includes:
- a CDS encoding methyltransferase MtaB domain-containing protein: MKSYNSLAIQNPEELMFGVSPHPVVCGNDLVIGDGQVFPEINFTLPTMIIDDSNWQTVLAHYTDICDKIFLRAQALKIPGLVMEFEQLPPMTMRPELGAEITALIKNKLDIFYRETSIPNALRVTVVDLRDADHPPLLRSGESWLNTRESFVLAAQAGADIISIESVGGKEVHDQALLFADLPGVVSSLGVLAYRDVAWLWDEITQICNTYNVVPGGDTACGFSNTAMQLAGQGMLPASLAALDRAASAPRSLAAFEHGAIGPSKDCAYEGPILKAIAGIPISMEGRSSCCAHFSPLGNIAGAMADLWSNESVQNIKLLSGTAPEAFLELLAYDCRLYNTALANDPLMYRNLLVESDLRTSPEAYILEPKTVIEIANEIVKHAGGFEQTKAAVHRAFKTISSAVESKKLVLSKQEMGWLSTVPYSLSLIPDNEETALEYLEENYGSFFNPKAYGI; encoded by the coding sequence ATGAAAAGCTATAATTCGTTAGCAATTCAAAACCCCGAAGAGCTTATGTTTGGCGTTTCTCCGCATCCGGTTGTCTGTGGGAATGACCTGGTGATCGGGGACGGTCAGGTTTTCCCCGAGATAAACTTTACGCTTCCAACAATGATCATTGATGATTCAAACTGGCAGACAGTTTTGGCTCACTATACTGATATTTGTGACAAGATATTCCTGCGCGCACAGGCGCTAAAGATCCCAGGACTGGTGATGGAATTTGAGCAATTGCCACCCATGACCATGCGACCTGAATTAGGGGCTGAAATCACGGCCTTAATTAAAAATAAGTTAGATATATTCTATCGGGAGACTTCAATTCCCAATGCCCTTAGAGTCACTGTAGTTGATTTACGTGATGCTGACCATCCACCCTTATTGCGCAGTGGCGAAAGTTGGTTAAATACCCGGGAATCGTTTGTTTTGGCTGCTCAAGCAGGAGCCGACATCATATCCATCGAATCGGTAGGCGGTAAAGAAGTTCATGACCAGGCCTTGTTGTTTGCTGATCTTCCAGGGGTCGTAAGCAGTCTGGGTGTTCTGGCGTATCGTGATGTTGCCTGGCTGTGGGATGAAATAACCCAGATTTGTAATACCTATAATGTCGTACCAGGAGGAGATACTGCTTGTGGCTTTTCCAACACGGCCATGCAGTTGGCTGGACAGGGTATGCTGCCTGCCAGTCTGGCTGCTCTGGATAGAGCAGCATCTGCCCCAAGAAGTTTGGCGGCTTTTGAACATGGAGCCATCGGTCCCTCCAAGGATTGTGCCTATGAAGGGCCGATCCTCAAGGCGATTGCCGGAATACCGATCAGCATGGAGGGTCGTTCCTCCTGTTGTGCTCATTTCAGTCCATTAGGCAATATTGCTGGAGCCATGGCTGATCTATGGAGCAACGAATCAGTTCAGAACATCAAACTCTTAAGCGGAACAGCTCCCGAAGCCTTTTTAGAGTTACTGGCCTATGATTGCCGTCTCTATAATACGGCTTTGGCCAATGATCCCCTGATGTATCGGAATTTGCTGGTTGAGAGTGATCTGAGAACCAGTCCTGAAGCCTATATTCTGGAGCCCAAAACAGTGATTGAAATTGCCAATGAAATTGTCAAACATGCTGGTGGTTTTGAGCAGACTAAAGCGGCAGTTCACCGTGCCTTCAAGACAATATCCAGCGCTGTTGAATCAAAGAAGCTTGTGCTGAGTAAACAGGAAATGGGGTGGCTGTCAACAGTACCCTATTCATTGAGTTTGATCCCAGACAATGAAGAAACAGCACTTGAGTATCTTGAAGAAAATTATGGCTCATTCTTTAACCCTAAGGCGTATGGGATTTAA
- a CDS encoding bifunctional methionine sulfoxide reductase B/A protein yields MTYNKLTSEEQRVILNKGTEQPFSGKYETFDARGTYTCKQCDAPLYHSEDKFDAQCGWPSFDVEIPGAVKRVTDADGRRTEILCANCGGHLGHVFLGENFTPKNTRHCVNSISLNFEAVVVHVEKAIFASGCFWGVEYQLKKIDGVISTDVGYTGGHIDNPTYKQVCTGQTGHAEAVQVVFDPTQVSYETLTKIFFETHDPTQENGQGPDLGTQYRSEIFYFSDNQKKTAEKLIGLLKDKGLNVVTALSSASTFYSGEEYHQDYYQKTGGVPYCHPYIKRF; encoded by the coding sequence ATGACCTATAATAAACTCACTTCAGAAGAACAACGTGTGATTCTCAATAAGGGGACCGAGCAACCCTTTAGCGGTAAATACGAGACGTTTGATGCTAGAGGCACTTACACCTGTAAACAATGTGATGCCCCGCTTTACCACTCTGAAGATAAATTTGATGCCCAATGTGGCTGGCCCAGTTTTGATGTTGAAATTCCCGGCGCTGTTAAACGGGTCACTGATGCTGATGGTCGGCGGACAGAGATTCTCTGTGCCAATTGTGGTGGTCATTTGGGGCATGTCTTTCTGGGTGAAAATTTCACTCCAAAGAATACTCGCCATTGTGTTAATTCCATTTCCCTGAATTTTGAAGCAGTAGTGGTTCATGTGGAGAAGGCGATTTTTGCCTCGGGTTGTTTCTGGGGCGTCGAGTATCAGTTAAAAAAAATTGATGGTGTGATCTCAACTGATGTTGGTTATACCGGAGGGCATATTGATAACCCGACTTATAAGCAGGTCTGTACTGGTCAAACGGGACATGCTGAAGCGGTTCAGGTCGTATTTGACCCCACCCAGGTTAGTTATGAGACTCTGACTAAGATCTTTTTTGAAACCCATGACCCCACCCAGGAAAATGGACAAGGTCCCGATTTGGGAACCCAATACCGATCGGAAATATTCTATTTCTCTGATAACCAGAAAAAAACTGCCGAAAAATTGATCGGGCTATTGAAAGACAAGGGCTTAAACGTCGTGACGGCGTTATCCTCAGCCAGCACTTTCTATAGTGGTGAAGAATATCATCAGGACTATTACCAGAAGACAGGTGGTGTGCCCTATTGCCACCCCTACATCAAGCGGTTTTAA
- a CDS encoding vitamin B12 dependent-methionine synthase activation domain-containing protein — protein sequence MNSSRSQFPQSFEIPANELNICKDQVLRAMGYDPTTGINIPGLLRETLDRLTGEIRDHISIKAGFRIFATEEVRIDKTLIHLQDKRFQSGRIINSQLKKAETIALFVCSLGEEFDHWVRLLKKADDMLITYSADVLGSELVELAVDWLETRIALEAGQNGYSHSNRYSPGYCGWPLMDQHTLFSFLPENYCGIKLSKSALMAPIKSVSGLYGLGRSMRKRAYQCSICAATDCYKRIHQTA from the coding sequence ATGAATAGTTCACGAAGCCAGTTTCCGCAGTCATTTGAGATACCGGCAAACGAGCTAAATATTTGCAAGGATCAGGTCCTGCGAGCCATGGGATATGATCCCACAACGGGCATAAATATACCGGGATTGCTAAGGGAGACGCTGGATCGACTGACAGGTGAGATCAGAGACCATATTTCCATCAAAGCTGGTTTCAGGATATTTGCTACAGAAGAAGTCCGAATTGACAAAACCTTGATACATTTGCAGGACAAACGCTTTCAAAGTGGGCGAATTATAAATTCTCAACTGAAGAAAGCGGAAACCATTGCCCTGTTTGTCTGCTCTCTGGGTGAAGAATTTGATCATTGGGTAAGGCTATTGAAAAAAGCTGACGATATGTTGATCACATACTCAGCAGATGTGCTGGGTTCAGAACTGGTGGAGCTGGCAGTTGATTGGCTGGAAACCAGGATTGCCCTTGAAGCTGGTCAAAATGGGTATTCGCATAGTAATCGCTACAGCCCTGGGTATTGTGGTTGGCCACTCATGGATCAACACACACTATTTTCATTTTTACCTGAAAACTATTGTGGAATAAAACTCAGCAAGTCGGCGCTTATGGCTCCGATCAAGTCTGTCAGTGGTCTTTATGGTTTGGGGAGATCGATGAGGAAAAGAGCGTATCAATGTTCTATTTGCGCTGCCACAGATTGTTATAAACGAATCCACCAAACAGCGTAG